TAACAAAGGGCTTTCAGAATCCAACTATCAAATGAAATACTTCTAGCATTTAAAGAGTTTTTTAGACACATACAATTACATTCAATGAAGTTATGAGTGAGctacaaaatggaaaattaagaACTCACATTGATAAAACCTCAAACACATCTCAGAATAAATTCAAGCTTTTTAGCTTAACACCTACGTCTTTGTCAACTTTTTACTATGGAACGGCCCGTTAAACACTTACGTAATAAAATTCAATGTTCTATGCTAAATGCAGAGAATTTTACAGTACATTGCATGATTTATAGTTACATTATCACCTTTTTTCCACAATGCTTACATTATTTCACAATTATAATCATTATTAAGCTATTAATACAAAGCAGAACAGTTCTTCAAATTAAGTCACCTTTTGCTGTAAGTAGCAAAGGCTGCCTTCCTGCACCAAACAAAGAAGCGACTCTTGAAATACGgggtggaatttcttttttttttttttttctgtttcctcttctttttgagacgttgtttcgctctcgttgctcaggctggagtgcaatggctggatctcaatctcagctcaccacaacctcttcctccagggttcaagcgattctcctgtctcagcttcccgagtagctaggattacaggcaagtggcACCACGCCcgtctatttttttgtatttttagtacaaaaaaATGTTGTACTAAATGTTGAATATGTttaacatgttggtcaggctggtctcgaactcccgacttcaggtgatccacccgcctcagcctcccaaagtgctgggattacaggcgtgagccgccgcacccagccgGAATTTCTTTATCCAACATAGGACCGATGCGCTTGGCAGATTTGCAATAGATGATCAGGAGCCACATGCTTACTGGACAAGACGAATTTCTCGTGGTTCCTGTTGTGCTCGTTGCCCTCCCAGTCCAACCTCTTCCGCAGCAACTGGCATTGCTCCAGCTCCTGCACCAGCACCTGGGCCGCTCTCCTACACGAGCCCGCCGATAGGTACCGGGCGATGAGGAAGCACAGCCCCGAGTCCGCGAGAGGCACTGGGCGCTGAGCGGACAAGGGCTCTGCCATGGCCGGGCACCGGGCGGGAGGCGGGAGCGAGTGATCCAGCGAAGCTTGCAGGCCCCGCCGAGGTCTGACCGGGCTGGCGTTCCTCTCCTCAGGCAGGCGCCACTGCGGCCTTCCATTTCCATTTTTAGCTATACTTTTGTTGCAGAGACACATAATAGTGTCATCAACGTAAGATTTTTtttggccgggctcggtggctcaagcctgtaatcctaccactttgggaggctgaggcgggcggaccacgaggtcaggagttcgagaccaggctgatcaacatggtgaaaccccgtttgtactaaaaatacaaaaacattagctgggcgtggtgacgggcgcctgtagtcccagctactcaggaggctgaggcagaagaatcgcttgaacccgggaggcagtggttgcagtgagtcaagatcaagacaccgcactccaacctgggcgacagagctagacttcgtctcaaaaaaaagaaacaaacaaacaaaaagatttttttcatcatatatgattttttaaatgaatatggaAGGGCAACTAATTGCAGATTTCCAGATTCTGTTGGGTGCATTTAAAAGAGTAAcgtaatcatttattttaaaaggtcaaCATTTACACTATGCTGGGTGTAAAGTTGTATCTTGTGCAACTATTTGAACTTCtgctgaggaattttttttttttttttttttttttttggagacggagtcttactctctcGCCTAGTCTGAAGTGCAATGATCGCCTAGTCTggaggcatgatctcggttcactgcaacctattcaagctattctcttgcctcagcctcccgagtagctgggactacaggtgcctgccaccactcctggctaatttttttgtagttttagtagagatggggtttcaccatattggccaggctggtctccaactcctgaccttgtgatccacctgccttggcctcccaaagtgctgggattacaggcgtgagccaccacacctggccgtgCTGAGGAATTTTAAATCTAAGTTTTAAAGTGTGCAGAGAGGGTATAtaatttttcaagattatttttaaatatatgtaagcaaaataaaaatttgaagccCACTGGGGTAGAGAATGACTGTGACACAGTTTCATTATATGTTAATTTTCATACAATACTTATGAATTAGTTATCACAGCCAAATCCTGCCATAATCCTATAAATGAAGTCCAAAAAATCCAATTGTTTAAGATATTAGGTAGCACTTTTTGAAGTTGACGGAATGGAAACAGGAGCGGGGGGAATAATGGTAGCCAACTTCCAATCGGATTTTGCTGGGTTAATGTTCCTTTTTCcatagagaaaactgaggcatgtaTGGAGATGTTGCTACCTTCTCAAGTCCATGGAGGAGCCAGGAtttggctccagagtctgtgctcttaatTCCTGCACAATGCAGACCTAGAGGGTATAAAATAGTATAGTTCATTTGGATGCTAAATGCAAATTAGTATAGCTACTAATGAGATTGGTTATTGTTCCATATGTTTATCCACCATATGCATTTTCTCTTTGAAAGGTCTGCtcatatcttttgtccattttgttcctaggttgtctttttattattgatttgtcaAAATTTAATACATATCTATATTCTTTATATGCTGCCACTTATTTGTGGTTATGTGTATGCAAATATACCCCCAATTTAtggcttgtttttcattttctttatggtatcttttgatgaacagaaattGTTAATTTTAATGTAGCTCAAAGTgccaagtttttcttttaagtcatGTAAAAAACTCTTACCTTATCTCTAggtcataaaaatattctttcatattttattctgaagttttacatttttgagtCCTACTTTTAAGTTGTTAATCCACTCAAAATTGgttttgtatgtggtgtgaggtaagggttcaatcacccccatccccaccccaggtGGCTAACCAGTTATCTCAAGATTAGTTCCATAGTATATCCTTTACTCATGGAATTGATATATCTCCCCTTCATGTATTAGGTTTGCAAATAATTGGGGGTCTAGTCTGGTTGCATTGATTATTATGTCTGTAACTGCATCAATATCATACTGTTTTACTTACCATAATTTCATTGTAAGTCTTGATGTGGGATTAGgcaaaaataatatttccatttgtttcctgtgtataaaaatacaattgatgtttgtatattgatttttttttttcccctgagacagagccttgctctgtcacccaggctggagtgcaatggtgtaatctcagctcacagcaacctctgtctcctaagttcaagcaattctcctgcctcagcctcccgagtagctgggattacaggcacatggcactacactcagttattttgttttgtatttttagtagagacagggtttcaccatgttggccaggctggtcttgaactcctgacctcgtgatctgcctgcctcagctcttATTTGCAGCCACTTtgctaaactcttttttttttttggaggcagggtctcgctttgtcacccaggctggagtacagtggcacaatcttggctccctgcaacctcaacttcccaggctaggactacaggagtgtgccaccacgctcagcacttttttttttcccccctagagatgaaggtctcactgtgttgcccaagctggtctggaatgcctggcttcaagtgatactcccacctctgcttcccaaagtgttgggattacagatgtgacctactgcatctggccaattttcttttttagcattATTCTTACTTGGCATTAATATCAAAGTTTTATTTGCCTTATAGAATAAATTGGGGAATGTTTCCTCCGATAATCTGTTCTTTGAAAGTTTGTTAGAATTCCATTGTGAATATCCCTGGGATTGGTATATGTACTTTCAGTCAAATTTTAACTATTAATTCAACCttcaatttatttaatgtttatatgatggttcaaattttctattttccctttagTCAGTTTTGGTAAATGACATTTTCTATTATCTTGCCTATTTCATCTATATTTTCCAATGTATTACCATAATGTTTATAGTATATGCTTATCTTTTTGTCTCAGCTAATGCCAGATCCTGTTTATTTGGgcaatgtcttttttatttctctccattCCTCTTGCCAGAGGTTTCTAAATTGTTATCATCAGAAGAACCAACACCTGATTTTCTCAAAGAACCAACATTTGGCTTTGTTGATACTAattgccaggcactattctgagtgtttacatatattaactaattTCATGTGGTGTGTATAATGCTTTCTCATTGGAATTTCcttatctttcatattttccatCTCCTTGTCTCTGTTTTGCCTTCTGGATAATTTCTTCAGATCTGTCTCTTAGTTTACTCATCTCTCTCTAATTTGATGCTTAACAAGTATATTGAGTTTCAATGATTATAGTTTTCAATTCTAAAAGTTCTATGTGGTTTCTTTCCAATCTGCCTGATCAATTTTTATGGTCTCTTGGTCTTTGTTCCGTTTttagttacatatttttttttctgtaaacactTCATACTTTATATTTTGTATCTGACAGTTCCAGTAACAGAAATTCATATGATTCTAAATCTGTATTTAGATAATTCTGTTGCTCTCACTCAGCGAAGCTTGTTTCCTGGCgtgtttggtaattttttttattgtgaattttttattgtgtgtgttttttttttaattggttgaaCATAATCTGTAGGGATCCTGGGAGCATAGATTGGTGATGCTTTATTCCAGAGAgaatttgtgtttgcttttttcaaGAGCCAGAGGCTGTTACCACACTGGATACATTTAAGCTCCCTTGAAAGAATCAGGGCTTAAGGCAAGAGTCTCAGATTTAGCTTCCCCATCTCACAGAGAGCTCTAGGCTTAGTGTGCGGATTCCAGGGCTGGTACTCACACTGTCTCCTCTGGTTACATTTGGTGACTGTTCCCAATCTACTGTCAATTTAGTATTCTCCTCCCATCCCCCCACCAACCTTAGAGAGCCTTTATTTTCATCTAAGCCTAGCAGTGCATAAAACTATGTTTATTGTAATTTTCTTAAGACCTACTTATATTACAGAGGAGGGGCCTTCAGAGGAACTGATATGCCATACTTCTTGAAAAGAAATTCAGTTCATTTTTAATCTTTGGATCATATCAAGGAGAAAGTCTGAATTATGTATTCTTGTGTGAATTATGTGTTGTTATGTCTTAAACACCTCTTTAACACCTGTTAAGAGTCAGAGACTACACCAGCAACAGTATCCAGCTAGAATGTaatataattgttttgtttgcattATCTTTATCCTATGGTTTCATTCTATTATGGCAAGTAATACTGGTTTTCCATTTACTATAGAGATAGGAAGTTTCCTTTAAAGAGgaagtaatatatatatgtacaaactAATTTAATACCTGGcccatgtatatacatatacgtatatgtgtgtatatatacatatacatatatgtatgtacatgtgtctatatacacatatacgtatatgtgtgtatatgcatacatgtgtatatagatgtgtatatgtatatacatacatatgtgtatagatgtatatgtgtgtatatacatgtgtatcggtttatatatgtatatatgtatatacagatataaatgggctgggcatgttggctcacacctgtaatcccagcacttcaggaggctaaggtaggtagatagcttgagcccaggagtttgagaccagcctgggcaacatggcaaaacctcgtctctacaaaaatacaaaaattaactggatgtggtggtgtgtgcctgtggtcccagctactctggaggctaaggtgggaggatcgcttgggctcaggagacagagactgcagtgaactgagatcttttttttttttttttttttgagacggagtctcgctttgtcgcccaggctggagtgcagtggccggatctcagctcactgcaagctccgcctcccgggtttacgccattctcctgcctcagcctcccgagtagctgggactataggcgcccaccacctcgcccggctagttttttgtatttttagtagagacggggtttcaccatattagccaggatggtctcgatctcctgacctcatgatccgcccgtctcggcctcccaaagtgctgggattacaggcttgagccaccgcgcccggccatgaactGAGATcttgctgctgcactccagcctgggtgccagagtgacactctgcttcaaaaaaaaagatacaatttaaataacttgttaaataaaaaatagtacagGTTGTCATCAACTATTGCAAAAGTCATATGAGAATGGGGGCTGGGAAACACTGGTCTGTATCTTCCCAATTCCCAGGCTCCATGTCCTTGGTCAAAACTTCCCTTTGCAGTCCAGCCCCAGTGCCCCCTCCCTTCTCTGAGTGATGAAAGAAAGCATTGTGGCCAGTGCCTCTCAGCCTGCCTCCTGCTAATCATCCCTTTGTCATGTGCCCTGCACCCCAATTCACCCCAAGACGGAAGCAAGCTCCTAGACGGAGGACAAATGAAAACCCAAATCCAGTCCCTATAGGGGAAGTGCTCCCTTTCTCCTCTGTCTCCCCCGAGACCTTGCCTCCCCATGTCTCTTCATGAAACCTTATCTCCCCATGTGctgtggtttaaatgtgtccccccAGATTCTCttgttagaaacttaatccccaatacaACAATGTTGGAAGACAGCACTTGGTGgaaggtgtttaggtcatgagggctctcttcttgtgaataaatgaatgccgTTTTAAAGGCTTGAAAAGGGGAGTTTGCTGTCTcactctctcttgcccttccaccctccaccctgtgaggacacTGCATTCTGCCCTTTGGACAGCAGCCGCCAGATGCccgcaccttgatcttggacttcccagattCTAGAaccgtgagaaaataaatgtctgttttttataAGTTAAGCAGTCTCAAGTGTTCTGTtttagcagcacaaaatgaactaatataccGTTTCGCCCCTTGTGCCCTTGTACACTTATGTGTCCTTATGAAACCTCGTCTCCTAACATGACCTTATGTCCTCATGTCTCCCCGCATGaccttgtcttctctttttttttttttttttttttttgagacggagtctcgctctgtcgcccaggctggagtgcagtggcgggatctcagctcactgcaagctccgcctcccgggttcacgccattctcctgcctcagcctccagagtagctgggactacaggcgcccgccacctcgcccggctagttttttgtatttttttttagtagagacggagtttcaccatgttagccaggatggtctcgatctcctgaccttgtgatccgcccgtctcggcctcccaaagtgctgggattacaggcttgagccaccgcgcccggccgaccttgTCTTCTCAAGACTCCCTGTGAGACCTTGGCTCCCCATGTATCTTCATGTGACCTTGTCTGCCCATGTATCCATGTATCCCCACAGGACCTTGTCTCCCCATGTCTCCCCATGTGACCTTGTATtttcatgaaatctttttttttttttttttttttttttgagatggaggcttgctcttgtcgcccaggctggagtgcaatggcaagatctcggctcactgcaacctctgcctcctgggttcaagcaattctcctgcctcagcctcccaagtagctgggattgcaggcacatgccaccacgcccagctaatttttgtatgtttagtagagatggggttccaccatgttggccaggctggtctcgaactcctgacctcatgatccacgcacctctgcctcccaaagtgctgagattacaggtgtgagctaccatgcctggcccgtaTTTTCATGAAATCTTATCTCCTCATGTCTCCCCATGAGACCTTGTGTCCCCGTGAAACTTTGCCTTATGCCTTACTCATAGTTGGTGCCCATGTGGCAGTTGGTCTGCTCTGGTGTGGGAACTGTGACATGAGTTGACATAATCAGATGAGTGGGTGGGGTTGTGGGGAGCAGCTAAGCAGCAGGCCAggcaccactgcataccagcaAATGAGTTGTTGCTTCCAGACAAGTCAACAAGTTGAGTGGAGGCGCTAATGCCCTGAGCAGCCTGGCTCTTGGCCTTTCATTTGTTTGTCTCATAAACAAACTCTGAAATTGTGTTTCTTGGAAAGTGGAGTATAAACCCATCCCCATGTCCCAGTGCTCAGAGCCAAAAAGCCATCAGCACTGACCATCGTGCTGAACTTCTGGTGCGGATTTAGGGGAGTAAGGCTCTCACCTCCTCCTGCTTGCTAAGGTCTCATCAGTAGCCCTTCTTTTAATCATGGAAGCAGCATCTACAGAAGTATATGGGAATGAGAAGAGGGTCTATGCTGAAAATGAAGTGGTTTCCTGGCTCATGCTTTTGCCTTTTGGAAACTAATGATTTATTTGCAAGATgtccttcttttccattttaagttCATTCTTGGGACCTGGAGAAAGAACTGTGGGGATTAGCTTCTGTCTAGAACTTGCTATGGTCCAACAATT
This region of Macaca fascicularis isolate 582-1 chromosome 1, T2T-MFA8v1.1 genomic DNA includes:
- the LOC102135746 gene encoding bromodomain and WD repeat-containing protein 1-like produces the protein MAEPLSAQRPVPLADSGLCFLIARYLSAGSCRRAAQVLVQELEQCQLLRKRLDWEGNEHNRNHEKFVLSSKHVAPDHLLQICQAHRKKKKKEIPPRISRVASLFGAGRQPLLLTAKGDLI